In one window of Pseudoliparis swirei isolate HS2019 ecotype Mariana Trench chromosome 15, NWPU_hadal_v1, whole genome shotgun sequence DNA:
- the c7b gene encoding complement component 7b produces the protein MKLDFPLSSLALLVLSLSPVRGQRPVNCRWGPYGEWSECDGCSSTKTQTRHAEAYAQFGGAPCSGEATQTHPCVPHRGCPLATGCGERFRCTSGQCISRFLVCNGDQDCEDGRDERGCGPEGSRSPCDLDKPPPSFELTGRGYDVLTGRLRAGVINTLSFGGQCRKVFSGDHKVSYRLPQNILRFSFEVEVENEESDESYDSLWSYEQHIQSDALVGNDRRAFHKDLRDNKAYRFIVMKNTVELARFQNSAPEYLTLAEGFWRALSSLPDAYDYSAYRRLLDTYGTHYLSEGSLGGKYQALLELDRQDLESTETTNIDYQRCWRKVKRRFFRKKVKTVCEKLTKALSNNHGNNVNKMSIKVDVIGGDPTFTGALSLLDLENPEANGEIYDNWASSVKDFPEVIDQKLRPLHELVKEVQCAGLKKLHLKRATEEYLAQEHPCRCRPCRSNGRPLLTAGSECSCVCRPGTSGLACDIGAATGEQPGLIRGSWSCWSSWGSCSGGQRSRIRSCNNPAPSRGGHQCSGLRLEGKPCEDADVHFLQVMEPQCFNLSATPPETCGAPPNLRNGFIQNPKDVYLVGTTVEYSCLPGHHLSGDAVARCTEDQEWRTGPVVCKESTCGIPPLDGHVVATPTRAAYPVGGRVSLSCPAGSELEAEASETACSPSLQWSPSPAGARCKAAPSAPPPSGLKCKLWENVGRTECVCKMPSQCLPSLPACARLGSSRARLLSVCQLGALRCLGRSFQLASDCDWPEEMTTTCVNCRPGTICLESKCVCQDASACPRDSAPLCVNSGGGGVATTMTECEAGARRCAGETVDVLGIEACPR, from the exons ATGAAG TTGGATTTTCCTTTGTCGTCTTTGGCGTTGTtggtcctctctctgtctccagtgCG CGGTCAGCGGCCGGTGAACTGCCGGTGGGGTCCGTACGGAGAATGGTCCGAGTGCGACGGCTGCTCCAGTACAAAG acGCAGACTCGCCACGCGGAGGCGTACGCCCAGTTCGGGGGCGCGCCGTGTTCGGGGGAAGCCACTCAAACTCATCCGTGCGTCCCACATAGAGGATGTCCTCTGGCAACGGGTTGTGGAGAACGGTTCCGCTGCACCTCTG GTCAGTGTATCAGCCGCTTTCTGGTCTGTAACGGagaccaggactgtgaggacgGCCGGGATGAGAGAGGCTGTGGTCCGGAGGGCAGCcggtccccatgtgacctcgACAAACCCCCCCCCAGCTTTGAGCTCACAGGCCGAGG GTACGACGTGTTGACGGGCAGACTGAGGGCCGGTGTGATCAACACTCTGAGCTTCGGAGGGCAGTGCAGGAAGGTGTTCAGCGGCGACCACAAAGTCTCTTACAGGCTGCCGCAGAACATCCTCAGGTTCTCCTTTGAG GTGGAAGTAGAAAACGAGGAGAGCGACGAGTCCTACGACAGCCTCTGGTCCTACGAGCAGCACATCCAGTCCGACGCTTTGGTGGGAAACGACCGCCGTGCCTTCCACAAAGATCTCCGTGACAATAAG GCTTACAGATTCATAGTCATGAAGAACACGGTGGAGCTGGCCCGGTTCCAAAACTCCGCCCCTGAGTATTTGACGCTGGCCGAAGGCTTTTGGAGGGCCTTGTCCTCGCTGCCCGACGCGTACGACTACTCCGCCTACCGCCGGCTGTTGGACACGTACGGCACGCATTACCTCTCCGAGGGGTCGCTCGGAGGCAAATATCAAGCCCTGTTGGAGTTGGACCGCCAGGATCTCGAATCCACCG AAACAACCAATATAGATTACCAGAGGTGTTGGCGAAAGGTGAAACGTCGTTTTTTCCGGAAGAAAGTCAAGACCGTCTGTGAGAAACTGACAAAAGCTCTCTCAAACAACCACG GAAACAACGTGAACAAGATGTCCATAAAGGTCGACGTGATCGGAGGGGATCCGACCTTCACGGGCGCTCTGAGTCTTCTGGATCTGGAAAACCCGGAAGCTAACGGAGAGATCTACGACAACTGGGCCTCCTCCGTCAAAGACTTCCCCGAAGTCATAGACCAGAAG CTGCGTCCTCTGCACGAGCTGGTGAAGGAGGTGCAGTGTGCAGGTTTGAAGAAGCTCCACCTGAAGAGGGCCACGGAGGAGTACCTGGCCCAGGAGCATCCCTGCCGCTGCCGGCCCTGCCGGAGCAACGGCCGGCCTCTCCTGACGGCGGGCTCCGAGTGCAGCTGCGTCTGCCGCCCGGGAACCTCGGGACTGGCCTGCGACATCGGCGCCGCCACCGGAGAACAACCCG ggCTCATCCGTGGCAGCTGGAGCTGCTGGTCCTCGTGGGGATCCTGCtccgggggtcaaaggtcacggatcAGAAGCTGCAACAACCCCGCCCCCAGCCGAGGTGGCCACCAGTGCTCCGGACTGCGGCTGGAGGGGAAGCCGTGTGAGGACGCCGACGTCCACTTCTTACA GGTGATGGAGCCTCAGTGCTTCAATCTCTCTGCAACTCCACCCGAGACATGCGGAGCGCCTCCAAACCTCCGGAACGGATTCATTCAG AATCCCAAAGATGTTTACCTGGTTGGAACCACGGTGGAGTACTCCTGCCTCCCAGGCCATCACCTCAGTGGAGACGCCGTGGCCCGATGCACTGAAGACCAGGAGTGGAGGACGGGCCCGGTGGTCTGTAAAG AGTCCACGTGCGGGATCCCTCCGCTCGACGGCCACGTCGTAGCCACGCCCACGCGAGCAGCCTATCCCGTCGGAGGCCGAGTGTCGCTCTCCTGCCCCGCGGGGTCAGAGCTGGAGGCCGAGGCCTCAGAGACCGCGTGCAGCCCCAGTCTGCAGTGGTCGCCTTCCCCGGCCGGCGCTCGCTGTAAAGCCG cgccctcagctcctcccccgTCCGGCCTGAAGTGTAAGTTGTGGGAGAACGTAGGAAGaaccgagtgtgtgtgtaaaatgccATCTCAGTGCCT GCCTTCCCTGCCGGCCTGTGCCCGTCTGGGCTCCAGCCGAGCCCGTCTTTTGAGCGTCTGTCAGCTCGGCGCTCTGCGGTGTTTGGGGCGGAGCTTCCAGTTGGCGAGTGACTGTGATTGGCCAGAGGAGATGACCACGACCTGCGTGAACTGCCGACCCGGGACTATCTGTCTGG AATCGAAGTGTGTTTGTCAAGACGCCTCAGCGTGCCCTCGTGACTCCGCCCCCCTGTGCGTGAActcgggcggcggcggcgttgccACGACGATGACCGAATGCGAGGCGGGGGCCAGGCGGTGCGCCGGGGAGACGGTCGATGTGCTCGGCATCGAGGCGTGTCCACGGTGA
- the LOC130205117 gene encoding uncharacterized protein LOC130205117 isoform X1, whose product MKTRANSCPAYVSFQFVSSVSFRGCIVREMCEHSGHDLTNMEENATNRINEDLVEFIHDCISKGVSNSAILLKATDWSQRLGKTNLVDRTYFVTPEDIVGIRRSFNKYIHLDGNDCISVEKLMKADLKDSVLLYQPLSHSEEQPLIIVYSSAWQLEQLKKFGGKMIFLDATYKSVTQYGFAFYAVMVKNDEGKGIPVSFFILSQETSSTLEMCLTKLKEAADLTPRCVMVDRDQKEIKAIKTVFPHASVLLCWFHVLQAIHRWVVKQDGGHVQDPAVRNIIVQGIFSLKQCRTERVFHETAKRVLEQIKTATGATRVSKYLRETWLQCGAMWANFGRMFFHHQSETNNVVERFFNGLKYNFLGGYCNKRLDDLLLILHNHVVKYYSQLDELVNAGRAPTKGSQESVISAERMRSHGLDQNIQYLSEARFSVPSESKPDVFYEVDLLYSVCQCPVNGQGQKCKHIVLAQMVSDGLIDTAALREDTANMLCATNSFVSDETTVMVQNGENVGIVNLAKQQCSCLASSYGEVCVCLLVANKISESTLSTTASQPTTTVDQENIETESEPPVHQAKYCIKDMIYDLRNWCESEEYQPSLDLYTAVKHTHQLAFGRFKTVFNKRKTERLHKYRKHIELSKRRIANYSKTDHNKRQIQTVHHDGAFKRRRRQRTRN is encoded by the exons ATGAAGACAAGGGCAAATTCTTGTCCAGCGTATGTGTCCTTTCAGTTCGTAAGCTCAGTCAGTTTTCGAGGTTGTATTGTCAGAGAAATGTGCGAACACAGTGGCCATGACCTCACTAATATGGAAGAAAATGCAACCAATCGCATCAATGAGGATTTGGTTGAATTCATTCACGACTGTATTTCCAAAGGGGTCTCTAATAGTGCCATTCTATTGAAAGCCACAGACTGGTCACAGAGGCTTGGAAAGACCAACCTTGTGGACAGAACATACTTTGTCACTCCAGAGGACATTGTCGGAATCAGAAGAAGCTtcaacaaatacatacatttggATGGCAATGACTGTATATCAGTGGAAAAACTCATGAAGGCTGACCTGAAAGACAGTGTTTTACTGTATCAACCACTGTCACATAGTGAAGAACAACCCCTCATCATTGTCTACAGTTCAGCATGGCAACTTGAGCAGCTGAAAAAATTTGGAGGGAAGATGATTTTTTTGGATGCAACCTATAAAAGTGTCACCCAGTATGGCTTTGCTTTTTATGCTGTCATGGTAAAAAATGATGAGGGCAAAGGAATACCtgtgtcattttttattttgagtcaAGAGACATCCTCAACCTTAGAGATGTGTCTTACAAAGCTTAAAGAGGCAGCAGATCTCACACCAAG GTGTGTTATGGTTGACCGGGATCAGAAAGAAATCAAGGCAATCAAGACTGTCTTTCCACATGCATCTGTGTTGCTTTGCTGGTTTCATGTACTTCAG GCAATCCACCGTTGGGTTGTTAAACAAGATGGAGGCCATGTCCAAGATCCAGCTGTGAGAAACATCATCGTTCAAGGAATATTTTCTCTCAAGCAATGTCGCACA GAGAGAGTATTCCATGAAACTGCTAAGAGAGTCCTTGAACAAATCAAGACAGCAACAGGGGCGACCAGAGTGTCAAAATACCTCAGAGAGACCTGGCTGCAGTGTGGGGCTATGTGGGCCAACTTTGGCCGAATGTTTTTCCACCACCAAAGTGAGACCAACAATGTTGTGGAGAG GTTTTTCAACGGATTGAAATACAATTTCCTTGGAGGATATTGCAACAAAAGATTGGATGACCTACTACTAATCCTCCATAACCATGTGGTGAAGTACTACAG CCAACTTGATGAGCTCGTTAATGCTGGTCGAGCCCCCACAAAAGGATCCCAAGAAAGTGTCATATCAGCTGAAAGGATGAGGTCTCATGGGCTCGACCAAAACATCCAGTATTTGTCTGAGGCCCGCTTCAGTGTACCCTCAGAAAGCAAGCCTGATGTGTTTTATGAAGTTGACTTACTGTACAGTGTTTGCCAGTGTCCAGTCAATGGACAAGGTCAGAAATGTAAACACATAGTGTTAGCTCAGATGGTGTCTGATGGTCTGATTGACACAGCTGCACTCAGAGAAGACACAGCAAATATGCTATGtgcaaccaacagttttgtgaGTGATGAGACAACAGTGATGGtgcaaaatggagaaaatgtggGTATTGTGAATCTTGCAAAACAGCAGTGTTCTTGCTTGGCAAGCAGTTATGgggaagtatgtgtgtgtctgttggtggcCAACAAAATTAGTGAATCAACACTGTCAACCACTGCCTCACAGCCAACCACAACTGTGGACCAGGAAAATATAGAAACAGAGAGTGAGCCACCAGTTCACCAGGCAAAATACTGCATAAAGGACATGATTTATGATTTGAGGAATTGGTGTGAGTCAGAGGAGTATCAGCCATCACTTGACCTTTATACAGCAGTGAAACATACACACCAGCTCGCCTTTGGCCGCTTCAAAACGGTCTTTAACAAAAGAAAGACTGAGCGACTGCACAAatacaggaaacacattgaactTAGCAAAAGACGAattgcaaactattcaaagacagaccacaacaagcggcagatacaaactgtccatcacgacggggcatttaagcgcaggcgaagacagcgaacccgtaactag
- the LOC130205117 gene encoding uncharacterized protein LOC130205117 isoform X3, with protein sequence MKTRANSCPAYVSFQFVSSVSFRGCIVREMCEHSGHDLTNMEENATNRINEDLVEFIHDCISKGVSNSAILLKATDWSQRLGKTNLVDRTYFVTPEDIVGIRRSFNKYIHLDGNDCISVEKLMKADLKDSVLLYQPLSHSEEQPLIIVYSSAWQLEQLKKFGGKMIFLDATYKSVTQYGFAFYAVMVKNDEGKGIPVSFFILSQETSSTLEMCLTKLKEAADLTPRCVMVDRDQKEIKAIKTVFPHASVLLCWFHVLQAIHRWVVKQDGGHVQDPAVRNIIVQGIFSLKQCRTERVFHETAKRVLEQIKTATGATRVSKYLRETWLQCGAMWANFGRMFFHHQSETNNVVERFFNGLKYNFLGGYCNKRLDDLLLILHNHVVKYYR encoded by the exons ATGAAGACAAGGGCAAATTCTTGTCCAGCGTATGTGTCCTTTCAGTTCGTAAGCTCAGTCAGTTTTCGAGGTTGTATTGTCAGAGAAATGTGCGAACACAGTGGCCATGACCTCACTAATATGGAAGAAAATGCAACCAATCGCATCAATGAGGATTTGGTTGAATTCATTCACGACTGTATTTCCAAAGGGGTCTCTAATAGTGCCATTCTATTGAAAGCCACAGACTGGTCACAGAGGCTTGGAAAGACCAACCTTGTGGACAGAACATACTTTGTCACTCCAGAGGACATTGTCGGAATCAGAAGAAGCTtcaacaaatacatacatttggATGGCAATGACTGTATATCAGTGGAAAAACTCATGAAGGCTGACCTGAAAGACAGTGTTTTACTGTATCAACCACTGTCACATAGTGAAGAACAACCCCTCATCATTGTCTACAGTTCAGCATGGCAACTTGAGCAGCTGAAAAAATTTGGAGGGAAGATGATTTTTTTGGATGCAACCTATAAAAGTGTCACCCAGTATGGCTTTGCTTTTTATGCTGTCATGGTAAAAAATGATGAGGGCAAAGGAATACCtgtgtcattttttattttgagtcaAGAGACATCCTCAACCTTAGAGATGTGTCTTACAAAGCTTAAAGAGGCAGCAGATCTCACACCAAG GTGTGTTATGGTTGACCGGGATCAGAAAGAAATCAAGGCAATCAAGACTGTCTTTCCACATGCATCTGTGTTGCTTTGCTGGTTTCATGTACTTCAG GCAATCCACCGTTGGGTTGTTAAACAAGATGGAGGCCATGTCCAAGATCCAGCTGTGAGAAACATCATCGTTCAAGGAATATTTTCTCTCAAGCAATGTCGCACA GAGAGAGTATTCCATGAAACTGCTAAGAGAGTCCTTGAACAAATCAAGACAGCAACAGGGGCGACCAGAGTGTCAAAATACCTCAGAGAGACCTGGCTGCAGTGTGGGGCTATGTGGGCCAACTTTGGCCGAATGTTTTTCCACCACCAAAGTGAGACCAACAATGTTGTGGAGAG GTTTTTCAACGGATTGAAATACAATTTCCTTGGAGGATATTGCAACAAAAGATTGGATGACCTACTACTAATCCTCCATAACCATGTGGTGAAGTACTACAGGTAA
- the LOC130205117 gene encoding uncharacterized protein LOC130205117 isoform X2, protein MVDRDQKEIKAIKTVFPHASVLLCWFHVLQAIHRWVVKQDGGHVQDPAVRNIIVQGIFSLKQCRTERVFHETAKRVLEQIKTATGATRVSKYLRETWLQCGAMWANFGRMFFHHQSETNNVVERFFNGLKYNFLGGYCNKRLDDLLLILHNHVVKYYSQLDELVNAGRAPTKGSQESVISAERMRSHGLDQNIQYLSEARFSVPSESKPDVFYEVDLLYSVCQCPVNGQGQKCKHIVLAQMVSDGLIDTAALREDTANMLCATNSFVSDETTVMVQNGENVGIVNLAKQQCSCLASSYGEVCVCLLVANKISESTLSTTASQPTTTVDQENIETESEPPVHQAKYCIKDMIYDLRNWCESEEYQPSLDLYTAVKHTHQLAFGRFKTVFNKRKTERLHKYRKHIELSKRRIANYSKTDHNKRQIQTVHHDGAFKRRRRQRTRN, encoded by the exons ATGGTTGACCGGGATCAGAAAGAAATCAAGGCAATCAAGACTGTCTTTCCACATGCATCTGTGTTGCTTTGCTGGTTTCATGTACTTCAG GCAATCCACCGTTGGGTTGTTAAACAAGATGGAGGCCATGTCCAAGATCCAGCTGTGAGAAACATCATCGTTCAAGGAATATTTTCTCTCAAGCAATGTCGCACA GAGAGAGTATTCCATGAAACTGCTAAGAGAGTCCTTGAACAAATCAAGACAGCAACAGGGGCGACCAGAGTGTCAAAATACCTCAGAGAGACCTGGCTGCAGTGTGGGGCTATGTGGGCCAACTTTGGCCGAATGTTTTTCCACCACCAAAGTGAGACCAACAATGTTGTGGAGAG GTTTTTCAACGGATTGAAATACAATTTCCTTGGAGGATATTGCAACAAAAGATTGGATGACCTACTACTAATCCTCCATAACCATGTGGTGAAGTACTACAG CCAACTTGATGAGCTCGTTAATGCTGGTCGAGCCCCCACAAAAGGATCCCAAGAAAGTGTCATATCAGCTGAAAGGATGAGGTCTCATGGGCTCGACCAAAACATCCAGTATTTGTCTGAGGCCCGCTTCAGTGTACCCTCAGAAAGCAAGCCTGATGTGTTTTATGAAGTTGACTTACTGTACAGTGTTTGCCAGTGTCCAGTCAATGGACAAGGTCAGAAATGTAAACACATAGTGTTAGCTCAGATGGTGTCTGATGGTCTGATTGACACAGCTGCACTCAGAGAAGACACAGCAAATATGCTATGtgcaaccaacagttttgtgaGTGATGAGACAACAGTGATGGtgcaaaatggagaaaatgtggGTATTGTGAATCTTGCAAAACAGCAGTGTTCTTGCTTGGCAAGCAGTTATGgggaagtatgtgtgtgtctgttggtggcCAACAAAATTAGTGAATCAACACTGTCAACCACTGCCTCACAGCCAACCACAACTGTGGACCAGGAAAATATAGAAACAGAGAGTGAGCCACCAGTTCACCAGGCAAAATACTGCATAAAGGACATGATTTATGATTTGAGGAATTGGTGTGAGTCAGAGGAGTATCAGCCATCACTTGACCTTTATACAGCAGTGAAACATACACACCAGCTCGCCTTTGGCCGCTTCAAAACGGTCTTTAACAAAAGAAAGACTGAGCGACTGCACAAatacaggaaacacattgaactTAGCAAAAGACGAattgcaaactattcaaagacagaccacaacaagcggcagatacaaactgtccatcacgacggggcatttaagcgcaggcgaagacagcgaacccgtaactag
- the LOC130205117 gene encoding uncharacterized protein LOC130205117 isoform X4 — MKTRANSCPAYVSFQFVSSVSFRGCIVREMCEHSGHDLTNMEENATNRINEDLVEFIHDCISKGVSNSAILLKATDWSQRLGKTNLVDRTYFVTPEDIVGIRRSFNKYIHLDGNDCISVEKLMKADLKDSVLLYQPLSHSEEQPLIIVYSSAWQLEQLKKFGGKMIFLDATYKSVTQYGFAFYAVMVKNDEGKGIPVSFFILSQETSSTLEMCLTKLKEAADLTPRCVMVDRDQKEIKAIKTVFPHASVLLCWFHVLQAIHRWVVKQDGGHVQDPAVRNIIVQGIFSLKQCRTERVFHETAKRVLEQIKTATGATRVSKYLRETWLQCGAMWANFGRMFFHHQSETNNVVER; from the exons ATGAAGACAAGGGCAAATTCTTGTCCAGCGTATGTGTCCTTTCAGTTCGTAAGCTCAGTCAGTTTTCGAGGTTGTATTGTCAGAGAAATGTGCGAACACAGTGGCCATGACCTCACTAATATGGAAGAAAATGCAACCAATCGCATCAATGAGGATTTGGTTGAATTCATTCACGACTGTATTTCCAAAGGGGTCTCTAATAGTGCCATTCTATTGAAAGCCACAGACTGGTCACAGAGGCTTGGAAAGACCAACCTTGTGGACAGAACATACTTTGTCACTCCAGAGGACATTGTCGGAATCAGAAGAAGCTtcaacaaatacatacatttggATGGCAATGACTGTATATCAGTGGAAAAACTCATGAAGGCTGACCTGAAAGACAGTGTTTTACTGTATCAACCACTGTCACATAGTGAAGAACAACCCCTCATCATTGTCTACAGTTCAGCATGGCAACTTGAGCAGCTGAAAAAATTTGGAGGGAAGATGATTTTTTTGGATGCAACCTATAAAAGTGTCACCCAGTATGGCTTTGCTTTTTATGCTGTCATGGTAAAAAATGATGAGGGCAAAGGAATACCtgtgtcattttttattttgagtcaAGAGACATCCTCAACCTTAGAGATGTGTCTTACAAAGCTTAAAGAGGCAGCAGATCTCACACCAAG GTGTGTTATGGTTGACCGGGATCAGAAAGAAATCAAGGCAATCAAGACTGTCTTTCCACATGCATCTGTGTTGCTTTGCTGGTTTCATGTACTTCAG GCAATCCACCGTTGGGTTGTTAAACAAGATGGAGGCCATGTCCAAGATCCAGCTGTGAGAAACATCATCGTTCAAGGAATATTTTCTCTCAAGCAATGTCGCACA GAGAGAGTATTCCATGAAACTGCTAAGAGAGTCCTTGAACAAATCAAGACAGCAACAGGGGCGACCAGAGTGTCAAAATACCTCAGAGAGACCTGGCTGCAGTGTGGGGCTATGTGGGCCAACTTTGGCCGAATGTTTTTCCACCACCAAAGTGAGACCAACAATGTTGTGGAGAGGTGA
- the LOC130205117 gene encoding uncharacterized protein LOC130205117 isoform X5 has protein sequence MWANFGRMFFHHQSETNNVVERFFNGLKYNFLGGYCNKRLDDLLLILHNHVVKYYSQLDELVNAGRAPTKGSQESVISAERMRSHGLDQNIQYLSEARFSVPSESKPDVFYEVDLLYSVCQCPVNGQGQKCKHIVLAQMVSDGLIDTAALREDTANMLCATNSFVSDETTVMVQNGENVGIVNLAKQQCSCLASSYGEVCVCLLVANKISESTLSTTASQPTTTVDQENIETESEPPVHQAKYCIKDMIYDLRNWCESEEYQPSLDLYTAVKHTHQLAFGRFKTVFNKRKTERLHKYRKHIELSKRRIANYSKTDHNKRQIQTVHHDGAFKRRRRQRTRN, from the exons ATGTGGGCCAACTTTGGCCGAATGTTTTTCCACCACCAAAGTGAGACCAACAATGTTGTGGAGAG GTTTTTCAACGGATTGAAATACAATTTCCTTGGAGGATATTGCAACAAAAGATTGGATGACCTACTACTAATCCTCCATAACCATGTGGTGAAGTACTACAG CCAACTTGATGAGCTCGTTAATGCTGGTCGAGCCCCCACAAAAGGATCCCAAGAAAGTGTCATATCAGCTGAAAGGATGAGGTCTCATGGGCTCGACCAAAACATCCAGTATTTGTCTGAGGCCCGCTTCAGTGTACCCTCAGAAAGCAAGCCTGATGTGTTTTATGAAGTTGACTTACTGTACAGTGTTTGCCAGTGTCCAGTCAATGGACAAGGTCAGAAATGTAAACACATAGTGTTAGCTCAGATGGTGTCTGATGGTCTGATTGACACAGCTGCACTCAGAGAAGACACAGCAAATATGCTATGtgcaaccaacagttttgtgaGTGATGAGACAACAGTGATGGtgcaaaatggagaaaatgtggGTATTGTGAATCTTGCAAAACAGCAGTGTTCTTGCTTGGCAAGCAGTTATGgggaagtatgtgtgtgtctgttggtggcCAACAAAATTAGTGAATCAACACTGTCAACCACTGCCTCACAGCCAACCACAACTGTGGACCAGGAAAATATAGAAACAGAGAGTGAGCCACCAGTTCACCAGGCAAAATACTGCATAAAGGACATGATTTATGATTTGAGGAATTGGTGTGAGTCAGAGGAGTATCAGCCATCACTTGACCTTTATACAGCAGTGAAACATACACACCAGCTCGCCTTTGGCCGCTTCAAAACGGTCTTTAACAAAAGAAAGACTGAGCGACTGCACAAatacaggaaacacattgaactTAGCAAAAGACGAattgcaaactattcaaagacagaccacaacaagcggcagatacaaactgtccatcacgacggggcatttaagcgcaggcgaagacagcgaacccgtaactag